In Vibrio lentus, a single genomic region encodes these proteins:
- the ubiB gene encoding ubiquinone biosynthesis regulatory protein kinase UbiB, whose translation MTPTELKRLYHIIKVQLEYGLDELMPEHQLTKAPLLARKSLFWLKNKHQDKELGHRLRLALQELGPVWIKFGQMMSTRRDLFPPHIADQLALLQDQVAPFDGQLAKRDMEKALGGSLDNWFTDFDIEPLASASIAQVHTAKLKESGREIVLKVIRPDIRPVIDADLKLMHRMARIVAKSLPEARRLKPVEVVHEYEKTLLDELDLRREAANAIQLRRNFEGSEELYVPEVIPDLSSETLMVSERIYGIQVSDIETLNANGTNMKLLAERGVTVFFTQVFRDSFFHADMHPGNVFVNPENPDNPQWIGLDCGIVGTLNSEDKRYLAENLLAFFNRDYRKVAELHVDSGWVPHDTNVNDFEFAIRMVCEPIFAKPLGEISFGHVLLNLFNTARRFNMEVQPQLVLLQKTLLYVEGLGRQLYPQLDLWATAKPFLETWMMNQVGPQAVINAVKERAPFWAEKLPELPELLYDSLRQGKAMNHRMDQLYQGYRDSKRQQATGKFLFGVGATLVVCSAILVSSPYEQLSMGCGIAGVTFWLLSWRAYRR comes from the coding sequence TTAGGCCACCGCTTGCGTTTAGCGTTGCAAGAGTTAGGGCCTGTTTGGATTAAGTTTGGTCAGATGATGTCAACGCGTCGCGACCTATTTCCTCCTCATATCGCTGATCAGCTAGCACTATTGCAAGACCAAGTGGCACCATTTGATGGTCAATTGGCTAAACGAGATATGGAAAAAGCCCTCGGTGGTAGCCTAGATAACTGGTTTACCGATTTTGATATCGAGCCACTGGCTTCAGCTTCTATCGCTCAGGTGCATACTGCGAAGCTTAAAGAGAGCGGTCGTGAGATTGTTCTGAAGGTAATTCGCCCTGATATTCGCCCGGTGATTGATGCAGATCTAAAACTGATGCACCGAATGGCGCGTATAGTCGCTAAGTCGCTTCCTGAAGCACGTCGTTTGAAACCTGTTGAGGTGGTTCACGAGTACGAAAAAACGTTACTGGATGAACTAGACCTGCGCCGCGAGGCAGCGAATGCGATTCAACTGCGACGTAATTTTGAAGGCAGCGAAGAGCTGTATGTTCCAGAGGTTATCCCTGATTTAAGCAGTGAAACCTTGATGGTGTCAGAGCGAATCTATGGTATTCAAGTTTCAGATATTGAAACCCTGAACGCCAATGGCACGAACATGAAATTGCTGGCTGAACGTGGTGTGACGGTATTCTTCACCCAAGTGTTCCGCGACAGTTTTTTCCATGCAGACATGCACCCAGGTAACGTATTCGTTAACCCTGAAAATCCAGATAACCCGCAGTGGATTGGCTTGGATTGTGGCATTGTTGGCACGCTCAACAGCGAAGATAAGCGTTATTTAGCCGAAAACCTACTGGCTTTCTTTAACCGAGATTATCGTAAGGTCGCAGAGCTTCACGTGGATTCTGGTTGGGTGCCACACGACACCAACGTCAACGATTTCGAATTCGCGATTCGTATGGTGTGTGAGCCGATTTTTGCAAAACCACTTGGCGAGATCTCATTTGGCCATGTGTTGCTAAACTTATTTAATACAGCAAGACGTTTCAACATGGAGGTTCAACCTCAGTTGGTGCTTCTTCAGAAGACCTTGTTGTATGTGGAAGGCCTAGGCCGCCAGTTGTATCCGCAACTTGATTTGTGGGCAACGGCTAAGCCTTTCCTTGAAACCTGGATGATGAATCAGGTGGGGCCACAAGCTGTGATTAACGCAGTAAAAGAGCGAGCGCCATTCTGGGCAGAAAAACTGCCAGAACTGCCAGAGCTACTTTATGACAGCTTGCGTCAAGGTAAAGCCATGAACCACAGAATGGATCAGCTTTATCAAGGCTATAGAGATAGTAAGCGTCAGCAAGCAACTGGAAAGTTTTTGTTTGGCGTTGGAGCAACTTTAGTCGTATGCTCCGCAATATTAGTTTCAAGCCCTTATGAGCAGCTATCTATGGGCTGTGGCATCGCAGGTGTCACATTTTGGCTGCTAAGTTGGCGAGCTTACCGTCGTTAG
- the tatA gene encoding Sec-independent protein translocase subunit TatA produces the protein MGGISIWQLLIIAVIVILLFGTKKLRGMGGDLGSAVKGFKKAMSDEDKPADKKDADFEPKNIEQQKKEASAETTAETKKDKEQA, from the coding sequence ATGGGTGGTATCAGTATTTGGCAACTTCTAATCATTGCTGTAATTGTAATTTTGCTATTCGGAACGAAGAAGCTGCGCGGCATGGGCGGTGACTTAGGTTCAGCGGTTAAAGGCTTCAAAAAAGCAATGAGCGATGAAGATAAGCCTGCAGATAAGAAAGATGCAGACTTTGAACCAAAGAATATTGAACAGCAGAAGAAAGAAGCTAGCGCTGAAACAACTGCTGAAACAAAGAAAGACAAAGAGCAGGCGTAA
- the tatB gene encoding Sec-independent protein translocase protein TatB, translating into MFDIGFWELVLISVVGLVVLGPERLPVAIRSISKFVGQAKSMANSVKDELSHELKVQELQENLRKAEKMGMEDLSPDLKASVDELKQAAAEVQRPYAKPESDKPSETKPSVTETVESETIQVNSEASAPSDKKAE; encoded by the coding sequence GTGTTTGATATCGGTTTTTGGGAACTGGTATTAATATCTGTCGTTGGGTTAGTGGTTTTAGGGCCTGAGCGTTTGCCCGTTGCAATTCGTAGTATCTCCAAGTTTGTTGGGCAAGCGAAAAGCATGGCAAATAGTGTGAAAGATGAACTTTCTCATGAGCTTAAGGTTCAAGAACTGCAAGAAAACCTACGCAAGGCGGAAAAAATGGGTATGGAAGATTTATCTCCAGACCTAAAAGCGTCAGTCGATGAACTCAAGCAGGCCGCTGCTGAAGTTCAACGTCCGTATGCTAAGCCTGAGTCTGATAAGCCAAGTGAGACTAAACCTAGTGTCACGGAAACTGTTGAATCTGAAACCATTCAGGTCAACAGCGAAGCTTCAGCACCGTCAGATAAGAAAGCCGAATAG
- the tatC gene encoding twin-arginine translocase subunit TatC, which produces MSSTEQTQPLISHLLELRNRLLRAIVAVLVVFVGLIYFANDIYEFVSAPLVDRLPEGATMIATDVASPFFTPLKLTLIASIFLAVPFILYQVWAFVAPGLYKHEKRLIMPLLASSSLLFYCGVAFAYFIVFPLVFGFFTAISLGGVEFATDISSYLDFVLALFFAFGIAFEVPVAIILLCWTGATTPKELAEKRPYIVVGAFIVGMMLTPPDMISQTLLAIPMCILFEIGLFFARFYVRKPDADEEEETES; this is translated from the coding sequence ATGTCTTCGACTGAGCAGACACAGCCTTTAATTAGCCATCTTCTAGAACTTCGTAATCGCTTATTACGTGCGATTGTTGCGGTTCTGGTGGTGTTTGTTGGGCTAATTTATTTCGCTAATGATATTTATGAGTTCGTCTCTGCACCTTTGGTAGATCGCTTACCTGAAGGCGCGACGATGATTGCAACCGATGTTGCGTCGCCATTTTTCACACCTTTAAAACTGACCTTGATCGCGTCTATATTTCTCGCGGTTCCGTTCATTTTGTATCAGGTGTGGGCTTTTGTCGCTCCGGGTTTATACAAGCATGAGAAGCGCTTGATCATGCCATTATTGGCTTCAAGCTCATTGCTGTTTTACTGTGGTGTGGCGTTCGCTTACTTCATTGTATTCCCGTTGGTATTTGGCTTTTTTACCGCCATCTCATTGGGGGGAGTAGAGTTCGCAACCGACATATCGAGTTACCTTGATTTTGTACTCGCGCTGTTCTTTGCCTTTGGTATTGCTTTTGAAGTGCCAGTCGCGATTATCTTGCTATGTTGGACGGGTGCAACGACACCTAAAGAACTGGCAGAGAAGCGTCCTTACATTGTTGTGGGTGCGTTTATTGTCGGCATGATGCTAACGCCGCCCGATATGATCTCGCAGACACTGTTGGCGATTCCGATGTGTATTCTGTTTGAGATTGGCCTATTCTTCGCGCGTTTCTATGTGCGTAAACCAGATGCCGATGAAGAGGAAGAAACTGAATCTTAA